A part of Dama dama isolate Ldn47 chromosome Y, ASM3311817v1, whole genome shotgun sequence genomic DNA contains:
- the LOC133053581 gene encoding chromodomain Y-like protein isoform X1, protein MASEELYDVERVIDKRQNKKGKTEYVVQWKGYGREDATWEPEQHLVNCEECIHDFNRQHTGKQKEGTLTRAKRTSPNNGQNQISRSINSSFSKAAPKALVVDKEHEAKSSPPFTASQKFQESSARGLATYKYMDLAQLGNRILVPKSPIKSGTVLDSFQDESPENPDPMKQGPEDTAAPEAAAEKQIGDLLSPGAEPVMMGSRPWIHPLLPRASGPVKAAMATGLAMKGNGTSDLVDALPVNCTSPLQTSVMGMKAGKKKFMKDRQDQPFNKQLRFSVRQRESTYRYRDIVVRKQDGFTHILLSTKSSENNSLNPEVMKELQRALSMANADDSKLVLLSAVGSVFCCGLDFLYFIRRLPDNRKRESARMAEAIRNFVNTFIQFKKPIVVAVNGPAIGLGASILPLCDVVWANEKAWFQTPYTTFGQSPDGCSTVMFPKIMGGASANEMLFRGRKLTAQEACSKGLVSQVFWPGTFTQEVMVRIQELASCNRVVLEESKALVRCNMRLELERANERECEVLKKLWGSAQGIDSMRKYLKCKTDDF, encoded by the coding sequence ATGGCCTCCGAGGAGCTGTATGACGTTGAAAGGGTCATTGACAAGAGGcaaaacaagaaagggaagaCGGAGTATGTGGTACAGTGGAAAGGCTATGGCAGGGAGGATGCCACATGGGAGCCAGAGCAGCACCTGGTGAACTGCGAGGAGTGCATCCACGACTTTAACCGGCAGCACACCGGGAAGCAGAAGGAGGGCACCCTCACTAGAGCCAAGCGGACCTCCCCAAACAATGGCCAGAATCAGATCTCCAGATCCATCAACAGCAGCTTCTCCAAGGCCGCCCCCAAGGCCCTAGTGGTGGACAAGGAGCACGAGGCCAAGAGCAGCCCGCCGTTTACTGCCAGCCAGAAGTTCCAGGAGAGCTCCGCACGGGGCCTGGCCACCTACAAGTACATGGACCTGGCCCAGTTGGGCAACAGGATTCTCGTGCCCAAGAGCCCCATAAAGAGTGGGACTGTGCTGGACAGCTTTCAGGACGAGAGCCCCGAGAATCCGGACCCCATGAAGCAGGGGCCGGAAGACACAGCAGCCCCAGAGGCGGCAGCCGAGAAGCAGATCGGGGACCTACTGAGCCCGGGGGCAGAGCCGGTGATGATGGGGAGCCGGCCCTGGATACACCCATTGTTGCCACGGGCGTCGGGCCCCGTGAAGGCCGCCATGGCCACAGGGCTGGCCATGAAAGGGAATGGCACGTCCGATTTGGTGGACGCACTTCCAGTCAACTGCACAAGTCCCCTGCAGACGTCAGTCATGGGCATGAAAGCTGGGAAGAAGAAGTTCATGAAGGACAGGCAAGATCAGCCCTTTAACAAGCAGCTGCGCTTCAGCGTGCGGCAGAGGGAGAGCACCTACAGGTACCGGGACATTGTTGTCCGGAAGCAGGACggcttcacccacatcctgctGTCCACCAAGTCATCCGAGAACAACTCGCTGAACCCGGAGGTGATGAAGGAGCTGCAGAGAGCGCTGAGCATGGCCAACGCCGACGACAGCAAGCTGGTGTTGCTCAGCGCCGTGGGCAGTGTCTTCTGCTGCGGCCTGGACTTCCTCTACTTCATCCGGCGCCTGCCAGATAACCGCAAGAGGGAGAGCGCCAGAATGGCTGAGGCCATCAGAAACTTCGTGAACACCTTCATCCAGTTCAAGAAGCCTATTGTCGTAGCTGTGAATGGCCCGGCCATTGGGCTAGGAGCATCCATCCTGCCTCTCTGTGATGTGGTCTGGGCCAACGAAAAGGCATGGTTCCAGACGCCCTATACCACCTTCGGACAGAGTCCAGACGGCTGTTCCACCGTCATGTTCCCCAAGATTATGGGAGGAGCTTCTGCCAACGAAATGCTGTTCAGAGGGCGGAAGCTAACAGCACAGGAGGCGTGCAGCAAAGGGCTGGTCTCCCAGGTGTTCTGGCCTGGGACCTTCACCCAGGAAGTCATGGTTCGCATCCAGGAGCTCGCCTCTTGCAACCGTGTCGTGCTGGAGGAATCCAAGGCCCTTGTGCGCTGCAACatgaggctggagctggagcgGGCCAATGAGCGGGAGTGTGAGGTGCTCAAGAAGTTATGGGGCTCCGCGCAGGGCATTGACTCCATGCGCAAGTACCTGAAGTGCAAGACCGACGATTTCTGA
- the LOC133053581 gene encoding chromodomain Y-like protein isoform X2: protein MASEELYDVERVIDKRQNKKGKTEYVVQWKGYGREDATWEPEQHLVNCEECIHDFNRQHTGKQKEGTLTRAKRTSPNNGQNQISRSINSSFSKAAPKALVVDKEHEAKSSPPFTASQKFQESSARGLATYKYMDLAQLGNRILVPKSPIKSGTVLDSFQDESPENPDPMKQGPEDTAAPEAAAEKQIGDLLSPGAEPVMMGSRPWIHPLLPRASGPVKAAMATGLAMKGKGMKAGKKKFMKDRQDQPFNKQLRFSVRQRESTYRYRDIVVRKQDGFTHILLSTKSSENNSLNPEVMKELQRALSMANADDSKLVLLSAVGSVFCCGLDFLYFIRRLPDNRKRESARMAEAIRNFVNTFIQFKKPIVVAVNGPAIGLGASILPLCDVVWANEKAWFQTPYTTFGQSPDGCSTVMFPKIMGGASANEMLFRGRKLTAQEACSKGLVSQVFWPGTFTQEVMVRIQELASCNRVVLEESKALVRCNMRLELERANERECEVLKKLWGSAQGIDSMRKYLKCKTDDF, encoded by the exons ATGGCCTCCGAGGAGCTGTATGACGTTGAAAGGGTCATTGACAAGAGGcaaaacaagaaagggaagaCGGAGTATGTGGTACAGTGGAAAGGCTATGGCAGGGAGGATGCCACATGGGAGCCAGAGCAGCACCTGGTGAACTGCGAGGAGTGCATCCACGACTTTAACCGGCAGCACACCGGGAAGCAGAAGGAGGGCACCCTCACTAGAGCCAAGCGGACCTCCCCAAACAATGGCCAGAATCAGATCTCCAGATCCATCAACAGCAGCTTCTCCAAGGCCGCCCCCAAGGCCCTAGTGGTGGACAAGGAGCACGAGGCCAAGAGCAGCCCGCCGTTTACTGCCAGCCAGAAGTTCCAGGAGAGCTCCGCACGGGGCCTGGCCACCTACAAGTACATGGACCTGGCCCAGTTGGGCAACAGGATTCTCGTGCCCAAGAGCCCCATAAAGAGTGGGACTGTGCTGGACAGCTTTCAGGACGAGAGCCCCGAGAATCCGGACCCCATGAAGCAGGGGCCGGAAGACACAGCAGCCCCAGAGGCGGCAGCCGAGAAGCAGATCGGGGACCTACTGAGCCCGGGGGCAGAGCCGGTGATGATGGGGAGCCGGCCCTGGATACACCCATTGTTGCCACGGGCGTCGGGCCCCGTGAAGGCCGCCATGGCCACAGGGCTGGCCATGAAAGGGAA GGGCATGAAAGCTGGGAAGAAGAAGTTCATGAAGGACAGGCAAGATCAGCCCTTTAACAAGCAGCTGCGCTTCAGCGTGCGGCAGAGGGAGAGCACCTACAGGTACCGGGACATTGTTGTCCGGAAGCAGGACggcttcacccacatcctgctGTCCACCAAGTCATCCGAGAACAACTCGCTGAACCCGGAGGTGATGAAGGAGCTGCAGAGAGCGCTGAGCATGGCCAACGCCGACGACAGCAAGCTGGTGTTGCTCAGCGCCGTGGGCAGTGTCTTCTGCTGCGGCCTGGACTTCCTCTACTTCATCCGGCGCCTGCCAGATAACCGCAAGAGGGAGAGCGCCAGAATGGCTGAGGCCATCAGAAACTTCGTGAACACCTTCATCCAGTTCAAGAAGCCTATTGTCGTAGCTGTGAATGGCCCGGCCATTGGGCTAGGAGCATCCATCCTGCCTCTCTGTGATGTGGTCTGGGCCAACGAAAAGGCATGGTTCCAGACGCCCTATACCACCTTCGGACAGAGTCCAGACGGCTGTTCCACCGTCATGTTCCCCAAGATTATGGGAGGAGCTTCTGCCAACGAAATGCTGTTCAGAGGGCGGAAGCTAACAGCACAGGAGGCGTGCAGCAAAGGGCTGGTCTCCCAGGTGTTCTGGCCTGGGACCTTCACCCAGGAAGTCATGGTTCGCATCCAGGAGCTCGCCTCTTGCAACCGTGTCGTGCTGGAGGAATCCAAGGCCCTTGTGCGCTGCAACatgaggctggagctggagcgGGCCAATGAGCGGGAGTGTGAGGTGCTCAAGAAGTTATGGGGCTCCGCGCAGGGCATTGACTCCATGCGCAAGTACCTGAAGTGCAAGACCGACGATTTCTGA